GAACCACCATCTCTATTGACAAAAAGGAAGCAACCTCCCTATTCATGCCTTCTTTTGTCGAGGCAACCAAAAGCCTAGGAATCAAAATAGTCTCTGTTTTTCCACATAATCAGAAACTAGCCAAAAATACAATCAATGGTGTGATGCTAGTCGCAGATGTAGAAACCGGGGAACCCCTGGCATTAATAGAGGCTTCCTACTTAACCGTTTTTAGAACAGGTGCTGCTACTGGCTTAGCTACAAAACATCTAGCAAGGAAAAATGCAAAAAGATTAGCTGTTATCGGAACAGGTGCTCAATCCTGGGGTCTTATTAAAGCCGTAAAAACAGTAAGACCAATTGAAGAAATTGTTTTATATAATCGAACTGTACAAAAAGCTGAACAGTTAAAAGAAAAACTTAAAAGTGAGTACCCGGATACTCAAGTTATTGTTGCTGAAAGTAGTAGGCGGGCCGTATACAGAGCAGATGTTATAGTAACGGCCACCAATTCTAGCGAACCAGTTATTAGTGATCCAGTTTCAGCAGGGACACATATTAACGCAGTGGGTTCATTTCGACCTTCCATGCAAGAGATTCCGACTGGCGTTATGAAACAATCCCACAAAATAGTGGTGGAATCGAAAGAAGCAGCGCTCGAAGAAACTGGTGATTTAATAATTCCAATCAGAGAGGGGGTGCTCTCTCCGAAGGACATATATGCAGAACTTGGTAACATTGCCCTTGGAAAAATAGCAGGCCGTGAAAATGATCAAGAGATTACTGTCTTTAAGTCTGTTGGATTAGCAGCGATGGATGTTGTCATGGCTAAAGCAATCTATGACCGTGCTGTTTCTTTAAACTTAGGAACAAAGGTCCCGTTTTAAGCGCATATTTGTTTATTGTACTTCCTGTTGTCGACACCAGTAGGTTATTAGATTTCTGAATATTCAATCTAGTAAACGAAGGAAAGGGAAGGTGAAATGATGAAAGACAGTCAGGTTCTTTGGACGACAAGACTTGGATTTATTTTAGCAGCCATGGGGATGGCCGTTGGTACAGGGAATATATGGAGGTTCCCACGAATGGTCGCCGAGCATGGTGGTGGATCATTTTTAATAGGATGGGCCATATTTTTAATTCTTTGGTCTTTACCTCTCATCATGGTTGAGGTTTATATTGGTAGAAAAACAAGAATGGGGACAATGGGGTCCTTCAAAGAATTCATTGGTAAAAAGTTTTCATGGTTTGGTCCCATTATAACGATTGTCCTAGTTGGTATTACTTTTTATTACTCCGTTGTTGTAGGGTGGACTTTTAAATATTTCTACTTAGCTTTAACGGGCACATTTACAGATGATGTGGATTCAAATCAGTTATGGGAAAGCTTTACCAGTAACTCAGTGGAGCCAGTCTTTTTTCACTTTTTAGCTGTTGCTTTAACTGGCTTAGTAGTATTTATTGGTGTTACTAAGGGTATTGAAAGAATGTCAAAAATCTTTCTACCTATGCTATTTATCCTTCTTATTTTTACAGCGATTCGATCGATTACTCTACCAGGTGCAATGGAAGGATTAAGCTATATGTTCACCCCACAATGGGAGTACTTAGCAAAGGCATCAACCTGGCTAGAGGCATTATCTCAGTCAGCGTGGTCTGTTGGTGCTGGTTGGGGGTTATATGCTACTTATGCGATCTATACAAGAAAAAGAGACGATATTGCTCAAAACTCTTTGACAGCAGGACTCGGAAACAACTCAGTTGAATTACTAGCTGGGTTAACCATTATTCCTGCTATTTTTGCACTAGCTCCATCTCAAGAGTATATTGCCCAAGCTACTAGTTCTGGAAATACAGGAATCACTTTCATCTACATGGTGGAACTGTTAAACGTAATGCCGCAAACGTATATTTTCGGAATTGCTTTCTTTGGAGCATTGGCGTTTGCTGCCTTCACATCTCTTGTAGCCATGGTAGAGTTAATTACTCGTAACTTTTCTGACTATGGAATTCCAAGAAATAGAGCTGTCATCATTGCTGCCGGACTCATTTTTGTGGGAGGTGTTCCTTCTGCGTTAAGTATGGCGGTCTTTAATAACCAGGATTGGGTATGGGGAGTAGCCCTATTACTTTCATGTCTTCTTTATGCTGTTGCAGCCATTAAATATGGTGTAGAAAAAATGCGTGATGACATTAACGAAGTAAGTTCTATGAAAGTTAACAATTGGTGGGTATATTCCATTAAATATGTCATACCTGTGTTGTTTGTTATTACTACTGGATGGTGGATTTATCAATCTATGACATGGTATCCAGATACATGGTGGAAGCCATTTGAGGAGTTTAACGTCGGAACAATTGTGTTCCAATTAGGCCTCGCCTTCATAATTACGCCATTGTTGTTGCGCTTGAACCATAGATTAAGAAGCTCTGTGAAAGAGGAAGGGCTATCAGATTCTGAAACATTTGACTTAAACTCTTCCAATGATATTAAAGGGGGCATGTAAATGGGACTCTCAGCGATTATCATGATGATTATAATGCTCGGTGGTTTTTTTGGAAGCTTCGGATATATGATTTATCGAACAATCAAAGCGGACCGGTAAATCAAAAGCATTTTTTAAATAGATGAAAAGTGCCAATGTGGCACTTTTCATTCTTATATAAGCTTTCAATGAAAGGGTGATGATATGTCGAAAGTCATCATTGTCGGAGCAGGTATTATTGGGTTAAGTAGTGCCTATTTTTTAAAGAAAAGAGGAATGGAGGTCGTCCTGATTGACAAAGGAGTGCCAGGTGGCGCGTGCACTAGTGGAAATATGGGTTGGGTAGCACCATCATTGTCTGAACCTGTGCCTGCTCCAGGTCTTGTGAAAACGTCTTTGAAATGGATGTTAAAAAAAGATAGTCCTCTTTATATTAAGCCTACAGCTGTTCCCTCTTTATCAAACTGGTTATTTCAGTTTTGGAAGTTTTGTAACAAAGAGTCATACAAGGCTAGCTTTCAGGCAGGTCTTGAATTAAATAGGAAGACTCTTCAACTTTTTGATGAGCTTGAGGAAACCGAGGAGATTCATTTTGAATCCTACCGAAAGGGACTTTTGAATCTCTTTTTGGATGAAAGCTCAATAGAAAAACGAATAGAGGAACTAAAGCCTGCCCAACAAATTGGAGTCCCTAAACCGGAAGTGAAGACAAGAGATGAGTTAATAAAAATGGAACCAACTATTTCTGAAAAGGTTAAAGGTGGAGTGTATTTACCTGCAGAACGACATGTTCGACCAGAGTCGTTTAGTAAAGGTCTTCACGATTGGTTAATAAACAACGGAGTAACAATTTTACAAGAATATGAGATTACTGATTTTGTTGTTAAGGGAGGTAGCATTGCTGCTGTTAGAACGGGTAACGAATTGTATGAGGGAGATGAATTCCTCGTTTCTGCCGGGGCATGGGTAGGCTTGTTAATGAAAAAAGTAGGAAAGCATTTACCAATTACAGCTGGAAAAGGATACAGTTTGACGATTTCTTCACCATCCTTCAACATTCAACAACCTGTATATCTTGGAGATTCAAAAGTAGCGATCAGCCCTTTTAAAAATGCCATTCGGATAGGTGGTACCATGGAGTTGTCTGGAATCAATACACACTTTGATGAACGAAGACTCTCTAATATACGACAATCCTTTAATCAGTACTTCGGCAAACCAATCAGTGGGAAGGAGCAGAAATGGGTGGGGATGCGCCCAATGACACCAGACGGACTACCTGTACTTGGGAAACTAGAAGGCTATGAAAACCTTTATGTAGCTACTGGCCATGCAATGAGTGGAATAGCTATGAGTTTAGCTACTGGAGTCATTATGTCGGAGCTAATAAGCGAGGGTAAAACAGATATACCGATTCAGCCGTTCGCTCCAGAACGTTTCAGCTTGAAGGGGAATACTGCAGGAAGTGGGAAAGAAAAGACTGTGGTGAGTTAGTTTGTTATAGATAGATTGGAGGGAGTCTAGGGTGATTCATCGATATGAGGTTGTCATTGTTGGTGCAGGAACAGCAGGAATGTCTGCGGGGATGTTTTTGGCTAAAAAAGGGGTTAAAACACTTCTTATAGACGCTTTTGATCCACCTCACAACCAAGGAAGTCATCATGGTGATACGAGAATTATTCGTCATGCATATGGTGAAGGCCGTTTCTATGTGCCGTTAGCTCTACGTGCCCAAAGTCTATGGGAAGAACTTGAAAAGGAGTCTGGTGAGACTTTATTTTTACAAACGGGGATTCTTGGAGCAGGAAATACAGATTCTCCTTTTATTAAGGAAACAGTTAAAAGTGCCAAAGAATATGATTTACGCCTTGAAGTAATGAATGCAGAAGACATTCAAAAGCGGTGGTCTGGTATACAATTGCCGGAGGACTTTATTGGATGTTTTGAACCTAATTCGGGCATTTTATTAGCTGAAAAATGTGTAGCTGCTTTTCGGAAGCTTGCTTTACGTTATGGGGCTGATTTATGGACTTATACGAACGTCGAGGCTTTGAAGTCCCAAGAAGAAGGTATTGAAATCAAAACGAATAAGGGGAAGGTGTATGCGGATCGATGTATTGTTACAGCTGGTGCTTGGACTAGTCGGTTATTACATACTCTTGAAATACCACTAACACCTACCCGAAAAACCGTTTCGTGGTTTGAAGCAGATGAAACTCGATTTAATGCAAATGTCTTTCCAGGTTTCTTTTTTCAGCTTCCTACCCAAAGCTACTATGGGTTCCCTTCCATTGACGGGTGTGGAGTTAAGCTTGGGCGGATGGATGGTGGACAATCGATTGATCCTGATAACATGAATCGAACTTTTGGTGATTTTGAGGAAGACGAGGGAGATGTACGTGGATTTCTTCAAGAATATATGCCAGCAGCTGCAGGTAAATTAAAACAAGGTAAGGTTTGTATTTTTACCCGAACACCTGATGAACATTTTATTATGGATACTCACCCCGAATACAAAAATGTACTCATTGCCGGAGGGTTTTCAGGGCATGGATTTAAATTTGGCAGTGTAATGG
This DNA window, taken from Bacillus carboniphilus, encodes the following:
- a CDS encoding ornithine cyclodeaminase family protein (catalyzes the formation of L-proline from L-ornithine), whose protein sequence is MLFISADDQRKALSMQEAIDDVAIALGESSKGNTQTPIRTTISIDKKEATSLFMPSFVEATKSLGIKIVSVFPHNQKLAKNTINGVMLVADVETGEPLALIEASYLTVFRTGAATGLATKHLARKNAKRLAVIGTGAQSWGLIKAVKTVRPIEEIVLYNRTVQKAEQLKEKLKSEYPDTQVIVAESSRRAVYRADVIVTATNSSEPVISDPVSAGTHINAVGSFRPSMQEIPTGVMKQSHKIVVESKEAALEETGDLIIPIREGVLSPKDIYAELGNIALGKIAGRENDQEITVFKSVGLAAMDVVMAKAIYDRAVSLNLGTKVPF
- a CDS encoding NAD(P)/FAD-dependent oxidoreductase, which translates into the protein MSKVIIVGAGIIGLSSAYFLKKRGMEVVLIDKGVPGGACTSGNMGWVAPSLSEPVPAPGLVKTSLKWMLKKDSPLYIKPTAVPSLSNWLFQFWKFCNKESYKASFQAGLELNRKTLQLFDELEETEEIHFESYRKGLLNLFLDESSIEKRIEELKPAQQIGVPKPEVKTRDELIKMEPTISEKVKGGVYLPAERHVRPESFSKGLHDWLINNGVTILQEYEITDFVVKGGSIAAVRTGNELYEGDEFLVSAGAWVGLLMKKVGKHLPITAGKGYSLTISSPSFNIQQPVYLGDSKVAISPFKNAIRIGGTMELSGINTHFDERRLSNIRQSFNQYFGKPISGKEQKWVGMRPMTPDGLPVLGKLEGYENLYVATGHAMSGIAMSLATGVIMSELISEGKTDIPIQPFAPERFSLKGNTAGSGKEKTVVS
- a CDS encoding sodium-dependent transporter; amino-acid sequence: MMKDSQVLWTTRLGFILAAMGMAVGTGNIWRFPRMVAEHGGGSFLIGWAIFLILWSLPLIMVEVYIGRKTRMGTMGSFKEFIGKKFSWFGPIITIVLVGITFYYSVVVGWTFKYFYLALTGTFTDDVDSNQLWESFTSNSVEPVFFHFLAVALTGLVVFIGVTKGIERMSKIFLPMLFILLIFTAIRSITLPGAMEGLSYMFTPQWEYLAKASTWLEALSQSAWSVGAGWGLYATYAIYTRKRDDIAQNSLTAGLGNNSVELLAGLTIIPAIFALAPSQEYIAQATSSGNTGITFIYMVELLNVMPQTYIFGIAFFGALAFAAFTSLVAMVELITRNFSDYGIPRNRAVIIAAGLIFVGGVPSALSMAVFNNQDWVWGVALLLSCLLYAVAAIKYGVEKMRDDINEVSSMKVNNWWVYSIKYVIPVLFVITTGWWIYQSMTWYPDTWWKPFEEFNVGTIVFQLGLAFIITPLLLRLNHRLRSSVKEEGLSDSETFDLNSSNDIKGGM
- the solA gene encoding N-methyl-L-tryptophan oxidase, producing the protein MIHRYEVVIVGAGTAGMSAGMFLAKKGVKTLLIDAFDPPHNQGSHHGDTRIIRHAYGEGRFYVPLALRAQSLWEELEKESGETLFLQTGILGAGNTDSPFIKETVKSAKEYDLRLEVMNAEDIQKRWSGIQLPEDFIGCFEPNSGILLAEKCVAAFRKLALRYGADLWTYTNVEALKSQEEGIEIKTNKGKVYADRCIVTAGAWTSRLLHTLEIPLTPTRKTVSWFEADETRFNANVFPGFFFQLPTQSYYGFPSIDGCGVKLGRMDGGQSIDPDNMNRTFGDFEEDEGDVRGFLQEYMPAAAGKLKQGKVCIFTRTPDEHFIMDTHPEYKNVLIAGGFSGHGFKFGSVMGEILSKLSLGEAIPFDLSHFKLGRFLNKEKKSRL